In Candidatus Binataceae bacterium, a single window of DNA contains:
- a CDS encoding EthD family reductase: MVKTITFIKRKPGMSVDEFGKYWRNQHAPIVVKLPGLRRYVQCHTIPSGYRNGEPAYDGVAEVWFDSTDAMRATAATPEYRAVRADEPNFIDLAQIDFLITDERVQKDAPAEPSMVHLVEFVTRKPGMSVEDFQRHWSQVHGPLGAKIPMVRRYVQCHVRPAAYREGRQPRFDGVAEVWFDSTAAMRESATTAEYRAVRADEPNFIGTAHPFPFIITRDFTVL; encoded by the coding sequence ATGGTCAAGACGATTACGTTCATCAAGCGCAAGCCGGGGATGAGCGTCGACGAGTTCGGGAAATACTGGCGCAACCAGCACGCCCCCATCGTGGTAAAGCTGCCCGGACTTCGCCGCTACGTGCAATGCCATACGATCCCCTCGGGCTACCGCAACGGCGAGCCCGCCTATGACGGCGTGGCCGAGGTCTGGTTCGATTCGACCGACGCGATGCGCGCGACCGCGGCGACGCCGGAGTACCGCGCGGTGCGCGCCGACGAGCCCAACTTCATCGATCTTGCGCAGATCGATTTCCTCATCACCGATGAACGGGTGCAGAAGGACGCGCCGGCCGAACCCTCGATGGTGCACCTGGTCGAATTCGTCACCCGCAAGCCCGGGATGTCGGTCGAAGACTTCCAGCGCCACTGGAGCCAGGTGCACGGCCCGCTCGGCGCGAAGATCCCGATGGTGCGGCGCTACGTGCAGTGCCACGTGCGGCCGGCGGCCTATCGCGAGGGCCGCCAGCCCCGCTTCGACGGCGTGGCCGAAGTATGGTTCGACTCGACCGCCGCGATGCGCGAATCGGCGACCACGGCGGAGTACCGCGCGGTGCGCGCCGACGAACCCAACTTCATCGGCACGGCGCATCCATTCCCGTTCATCATCACGCGGGATTTCACCGTGCTCTGA
- a CDS encoding non-canonical purine NTP pyrophosphatase, giving the protein MKALLIATTNPAKLEEYRLLLRGYDLAPLSLREAGIGDDAPEETGATFVENALLKARCYFARAHLPTIADDGGLMVDALGGEPGVRSHRWLAGDGADAAAAAHGDLDRALAEEVIRRMAGVEPARRGARLRAAVALVYDDDGRARERVSEASLEGVIAERVWPRMRLGFPYRAVLFLPDRGCYLGELSDEEAARLSQRRAALEGLRADLLRIAGSR; this is encoded by the coding sequence ATGAAAGCTCTGCTGATCGCCACCACCAATCCCGCCAAGCTCGAGGAATACCGGTTGCTGCTGCGCGGCTACGATCTCGCCCCGCTTTCCCTGCGCGAGGCCGGCATCGGCGATGACGCTCCCGAAGAGACCGGCGCAACTTTCGTCGAGAACGCGCTGCTCAAGGCGCGCTGCTATTTCGCGCGCGCCCATCTGCCGACCATCGCCGACGACGGCGGCCTGATGGTTGACGCGCTCGGCGGCGAACCCGGCGTGCGGTCTCATCGATGGCTTGCTGGCGACGGCGCGGACGCCGCTGCCGCCGCTCATGGCGACCTTGACCGCGCGCTTGCCGAGGAGGTGATACGCCGGATGGCCGGGGTGGAGCCGGCACGCCGCGGCGCGCGTCTGCGCGCCGCCGTCGCTCTCGTCTACGATGATGACGGACGCGCCCGGGAACGCGTGAGCGAAGCCTCTCTTGAGGGGGTTATCGCGGAGAGGGTGTGGCCGCGGATGCGGCTGGGCTTTCCCTACCGCGCCGTACTCTTTTTGCCGGATCGGGGATGCTACCTGGGCGAGCTTTCCGACGAGGAGGCGGCGCGTCTGAGCCAGCGCCGCGCGGCGCTCGAGGGTCTGCGCGCCGATCTGCTTCGCATTGCAGGCTCGCGCTGA
- a CDS encoding mechanosensitive ion channel family protein, translated as MDHLTQLQTLLGLDALSLDARAVVESAAAVAALLYALALRHRRGNLRGWPVTMVGVGLVVDLATPLFGRAWFAYLVDTVAVVLFLWGVIRIGLELSDAATHRGREHFSTIFRDLLTLILWLLVVMVVLHTFFKIDVTALLAVPAVLGVVIGFALQETLGNIFSGLTLQISRPFAPGDWVRVADKVGTVHDVGWRATTIVTRSNEWLDIPNAQLAKDLLFNYGKHAVAEEVSIGLSYGEPPNRVREVVLNVLRDVPDILSTPEPEVMTWDFGDYAIRYRIKYWIGDYGRAEQIHARVMSGLWYAMRRHAIEIPFPVRTMLFKQEIQIEASEAAREIAAELRGVDFLRELSDEELHILAGAVRVRQFGAGEALMRQGDTGDTFYIIRHGTVDVTTNGSDGRQVHIAELARPAFFGEMALMTGEPRNATIRARIDVEVLEMNRAGFTELFRTHPDAAAQMSEIIAARLSQRRERLDAGQQTDGGARGRSMWLLAKMREIFDI; from the coding sequence ATGGACCATCTGACTCAGCTCCAAACCCTGCTCGGACTCGACGCGCTGTCGCTCGACGCGCGCGCGGTGGTCGAGTCGGCCGCAGCAGTTGCGGCGTTGCTCTATGCGCTCGCGCTGCGTCATCGGCGGGGCAATTTGCGGGGCTGGCCGGTTACGATGGTCGGAGTCGGGCTGGTGGTCGACCTCGCGACGCCGCTCTTCGGCCGCGCCTGGTTCGCCTATCTCGTCGATACGGTCGCGGTGGTGCTGTTCCTGTGGGGCGTAATCCGGATCGGGCTGGAGCTGTCCGACGCCGCGACGCATCGCGGGCGCGAGCATTTCTCGACCATCTTCCGCGACCTGCTCACGCTGATCCTGTGGCTGCTGGTCGTGATGGTCGTGCTCCATACATTTTTCAAGATCGACGTGACCGCGCTGCTCGCGGTGCCGGCCGTGCTGGGCGTGGTGATCGGCTTCGCGCTGCAAGAGACGCTGGGCAATATCTTCAGCGGACTAACGTTGCAAATCTCGCGCCCGTTCGCGCCCGGCGATTGGGTGCGCGTGGCCGACAAGGTCGGGACCGTCCACGACGTCGGATGGCGAGCGACGACGATCGTGACTCGCTCGAATGAATGGCTCGACATTCCCAACGCTCAGTTGGCCAAGGACCTGCTGTTCAATTACGGCAAACATGCGGTGGCCGAAGAAGTTTCGATCGGCCTCAGCTACGGCGAGCCGCCCAACCGGGTGCGCGAAGTCGTCCTCAACGTACTCCGCGACGTTCCCGATATCCTGAGCACTCCTGAGCCCGAGGTTATGACCTGGGATTTCGGCGACTACGCGATCCGTTACCGGATCAAGTACTGGATCGGCGACTACGGGCGCGCCGAGCAGATCCACGCCCGCGTGATGTCCGGATTGTGGTACGCGATGCGCCGCCACGCGATCGAGATTCCCTTTCCCGTCCGCACCATGCTGTTCAAGCAGGAGATCCAGATCGAGGCGTCGGAGGCGGCGCGCGAAATCGCCGCCGAGCTGCGCGGCGTCGATTTTCTGCGCGAGCTCAGCGACGAGGAACTGCACATCCTGGCCGGCGCCGTCCGCGTGCGCCAGTTCGGCGCCGGCGAGGCGCTGATGCGCCAGGGCGATACCGGCGACACTTTTTACATAATTCGCCACGGCACCGTCGATGTGACGACCAACGGCTCCGACGGCCGGCAGGTCCATATCGCCGAACTGGCCCGGCCGGCCTTTTTCGGCGAGATGGCGCTGATGACGGGCGAACCACGCAACGCCACCATCCGCGCGCGCATCGACGTCGAAGTTCTCGAGATGAACCGCGCCGGCTTCACCGAACTCTTCAGAACCCATCCCGACGCCGCCGCCCAGATGAGCGAAATCATCGCCGCCCGCCTGAGCCAGCGGCGCGAACGGCTCGACGCGGGACAGCAGACCGACGGCGGCGCGCGCGGCCGCTCGATGTGGCTGCTGGCCAAAATGCGCGAGATATTCGATATCTAG